A stretch of Arctopsyche grandis isolate Sample6627 chromosome 9, ASM5162203v2, whole genome shotgun sequence DNA encodes these proteins:
- the LOC143917109 gene encoding uncharacterized protein LOC143917109 yields MSSAENEEIEASTSQSHKGRNPTRDVEPIRDRSSSRIHQTRSQTQSIKTLAKENKVEVTMTSIELRYSGAFKRLQEKIDRISEINEGQYQFIEKAYDYLQKLHYEYLDNITDIEQADQIDEEFYIITMTIQNLKAALERQSIQDCKLKVEQATIKFARDKLPTLTIPTFQGDPSEWQSFQQAFKNIIGNKTEYSNVTKLQYLHQSLIGPALAAVSGLDISSDNYEIAWSILDKQYNLPRLNLKTRINSLCDLKLITRESHIELRNLLNQVTVCIKNIESLGYAREILDPWVTCLVLRKLPFNIVRDWEISLVSREMPPYESLETFLQNRCNVLQSTASVTTVKEFPHSRQRIMRTHVANKNPSSKVNACAFCRNNHFIGKCDKFKAKSSMERNEFVKSNNMCFKCLNSSHKITNCKSNYNCLRCKQNHHTLLHQDDTFSSNNTGRKSINAHSTHFSQREIILPTVQVDIITSNGTVVKGRTLLDSGSQVNYVTTSFAKKNNFKLEKISQKIVGIANQESSIRHITKVTIRSSTTNYSTKVLCLVLPEITGEIPTVKLDQQLISIPAGIKLSDPLWNKPTPIDLLLGAEICVHAMKAGTIQLGKGMPILKDTEFGWTIVGPYPEVNNAPGKSHIGLSQLDSHIQNFWMIDQVPMVKHQSLEEKRCEEHFQAHTSRDKNGRFCVALPYKNSPVVLGSSLHIAEKRHKTLERRFLANNNLKMEYNKVLEEYINLGHMSECEPPEAHEVHCYLPHHVVVKESSLTTKYRVVFDASAKTTSNISLNNILMVGPSVQSDLLSLLLNFRLHKYVITADIKQMYRQIQIAEKNKNVQRIIWRTDPQSKFKHYKLNTVTFGTASAPFLATRCLNQLAEENRNKYPIASKVIERDFYVDDLLTGTNTIEAGKLLKVQLETILLSAGMPLSKWTSNNSDIITDVKADDCSDFNFSNESHKTLGLFWKPREDVFVFKVQTEVETENITKRNFLSVISQIFDPLGLLSPLLINYKILMQSVWQQTIGWDEFIPQTIFKKWKDCQLSNTVMKLYKIPRLIILNNVINIQAHGFCDASEKAYGACIYVKCTDQLGNSKCHLVCSRSRVAPLSFVTIPRLELCSAMLLSKLMKSTIDQLTIHINEKYYWTDSTVALHWIRGESCKWTTFVANRVAEIQSISQPIEWYHVSSTDNPADLISRGTQPSELNHNSLWWDGPSWLKLDESRWPRRPPEITIDLPERRVVTNATLVRENNWIDKHSHLPRLLRVLSYVRRPLRNKQLNVKENNEPSALELKDALNNLIRLSQMESFPLEYRLLSKGHPIPSSSKLAKLSPLFHENLICVGSRLPLGTTLSTSPIILSNKHKLTHMIVRDAHLKYIHLGTQALLSLLRQTYWPLAGHNTVKGVVRSCVICFRNKPLSHNRLMGLLPLERTTANFPFSHVGIDFAGPFPVKSGCNKNSKIIKGYVCVFVCFSSKAVHLELVGDLTSSNFLNCLRRFVARRGRPNAIYSDNATNFVGASRELVNLVKLIYERPHEEKLLRYVASEGIRWKFNPPRAPHMGGLWEAAVKSMKIHLNKVLKATTLNFESFCTVLTQIEACMNSRPLSPLSSDPLDLLPLTPGHFLIGRSLLALPMEVKYNTNVHANLLQIQLTTAAFWKRWSAEYLHSLQLRHKWKKDSSNNLSVGQMVLLKEEHMLPTRWVLGRVTKLYPGPDGRVRVVDVFTASGEFRRSSHLVAPLPILPQGPLDRKEDQQEGGETAASIPSTSVA; encoded by the coding sequence atgtcaagtgctgaaaacgaggaaatagaagcttcgacttcccagtcgcataaaggtcgaaatccaactagggacgtagaacctattagagacaggtcaagctctagaatacatcagactcgaagtcagactcaatcgataaaaacattagcgaaagaaaataaagtagaagttacaatgacgtcaatagaattaaggtattcgggcgcgtttaaaagactacaggagaaaatagacagaatctccgaaataaatgaaggacagtatcaatttattgaaaaagcatacgactatctccaaaaactccattatgagtatttagacaacatcacagatatagagcaggcggatcaaatagacgaagagttctacataatcacaatgacaattcaaaatcttaaagcagcattagagagacaatccattcaagattgtaaactgaaggtagagcaagcaacaattaaatttgctagagataagttaccgacgttaaccattcccacatttcagggagatccatctgaatggcaatcgtttcaacaagcttttaagaatataataggaaacaaaacggaatattcgaatgtcacgaaattgcaatatttgcatcaatccttaatcggtcccgctttggcagctgtatcaggtttagatattagctcagacaattacgaaatagcttggagtattttagacaagcaatataatttaccaagacttaatctcaaaactaggattaattcactttgtgacttaaaattaatcacaagagaatcacatatcgaattgagaaatctattgaatcaggtaacagtgtgtattaaaaacattgaatcgttgggttacgcgagagaaattttagatccatgggtaacatgtttagttctaaggaaattaccttttaatatagtaagagactgggaaatatcgctggttagcagagaaatgccaccatatgaaagtttagagacattcttgcagaatagatgtaatgtattacaatctactgcatctgtaactacggtgaaggaattccctcatagtcgtcaaagaatcatgagaactcatgtcgcgaacaaaaacccatcaagtaaggtaaacgcatgcgcattctgtcgaaataatcatttcataggcaaatgtgataaattcaaagcaaaatccagtatggaaagaaatgaattcgttaaatctaataacatgtgttttaaatgtttaaattcatcgcataagataacaaattgcaagtctaactataattgcttaaggtgcaaacaaaaccatcatactttgttgcatcaggacgatacatttagttccaataatacgggaaggaagtcaattaatgctcattctactcatttctctcaaagggagataattttaccgacggtacaagtagacattataacgtccaatggaacggtcgttaagggtcgcacattattagattccggctcacaagtcaactatgttaccacatctttcgctaagaagaataacttcaaattagagaaaatctctcaaaaaattgtaggtatcgctaatcaagaaagtagcattcgtcacatcaccaaggtgaccataaggtcttcaaccactaattactcaaccaaagtgttgtgtttggtattaccagaaattactggcgaaattccaactgtgaaactggatcaacagttaatttcaataccagcgggaatcaagttatcagatcccctttggaataaaccgacgccaatcgatttattgctcggcgccgagatttgcgttcatgctatgaaagcaggaaccatccagttaggaaaaggtatgcctatcttaaaggataccgaattcggatggacaatagttggtccatatcccgaagtaaataatgctccagggaagagccacataggcttaagtcaattagacagtcacattcaaaacttttggatgatcgaccaggttcctatggtaaaacatcaatctcttgaggagaaaagatgtgaggaacatttccaagcacacacatcacgagataaaaacggtagattttgtgtagctttaccatataaaaattccccggtagtattaggaagttcattacacattgcggagaaaagacacaaaactttggaaagacgttttttagccaataataatttaaaaatggaatacaataaagttttagaagagtacataaatttaggacatatgtcagagtgtgaacccccggaggcacatgaggttcattgttatttacctcatcacgtcgtggttaaggagtctagccttaccactaaatatcgtgtagtttttgatgcgtccgcaaagacaacgtccaatatctcactaaataatattttgatggtgggacctagtgtccaatcagatttgttaagtttactactcaactttcgactccataaatacgtgattactgcggatattaagcagatgtaccgacagattcaaatagcagagaaaaataaaaatgtacaacgaatcatttggcgaacagatccccagagtaaattcaagcattacaaacttaatacagtaacattcggaactgcttcagccccatttttagctactagatgtctaaatcagttagcagaggagaatagaaacaaatatcccatcgctagtaaagtgatcgaacgtgatttttatgttgatgatttgctcacgggaactaatactattgaagctggtaaattattaaaggttcaactggaaaccatattattatcagccggtatgcccttaagcaaatggacatcgaacaactccgatataatcacggatgttaaggctgacgattgttcagattttaacttctctaacgaatcacacaaaactttaggtttattttggaaaccgcgggaagacgtttttgtatttaaggttcaaaccgaagtcgagactgaaaatataacaaaaagaaactttttatcagtaattagtcagatcttcgacccattaggactattatctccattgttaattaattataagatattaatgcaatctgtctggcaacaaaccattggttgggatgaattcattcctcagacaatcttcaaaaaatggaaagattgtcaattatccaatacagtcatgaaactttataaaattcctagattgataatactaaataatgtcattaatatacaggcacacggattttgtgacgcatccgagaaagcttatggtgcttgtatttatgtaaaatgtactgatcaattgggaaattccaaatgtcatcttgtgtgttctcgttcgagagtcgctccgctcagttttgtaactattccgcgtttagagctgtgctccgctatgttattatcaaagttaatgaagtcaacaatagaccaattaacaattcatattaatgaaaaatattattggacggattcaaccgtcgcattgcattggattagaggagagtcatgtaaatggaccaccttcgttgccaatcgagtggccgaaatccaatcaatatctcaacccattgagtggtaccatgtctcctctacagacaatccagcagatttaatttctcgagggactcaaccatcagaattaaatcataattcgttatggtgggacggccctagttggttgaaattagacgaatcacgatggcctcgaagacctcctgagatcacaatagatcttccagagagaagggtagtcactaacgctacccttgtgagggaaaataattggatagataaacattctcatcttccaagactccttcgagttttatcatatgttcgtcggccactaaggaataaacaattaaacgttaaagaaaataacgaaccgtccgctttagaattaaaagatgctttaaataatttgataaggttatcgcaaatggaatcatttccattggaatatcgtttgctgagcaagggacatccaattcccagtagcagtaaattagctaaattgtcccctctattccacgagaatttaatttgtgttggaagtagacttcctctgggaacaactctatcaacgtcacccattatcttgtcaaataagcataaacttacacacatgattgtccgagatgcgcacttgaaatatattcacttgggtactcaagccttactgtcgttattgcggcagacctattggccattggccggacataatactgtcaaaggagtggtgcgttcatgtgtcatttgtttcagaaataaaccactgtcacacaatagattaatgggattactcccgcttgaacgtaccactgcgaattttcctttcagtcatgtggggatagacttcgcaggaccttttcctgtgaagagtggttgcaataagaattctaagataattaagggttacgtttgtgtctttgtgtgtttttccagtaaggcagttcacttggaacttgtcggagacttaacgagttcaaatttcttaaattgtttaagaagattcgtagccagacgtggcaggcccaatgcgatatattccgacaatgctactaattttgtcggtgcaagtcgtgaactcgttaatttagtaaaattaatttacgaacgtcctcatgaggagaagctactacggtatgtagcctccgaagggattcgttggaagtttaacccgccaagggcgcctcacatgggagggctgtgggaagcagcggttaaatccatgaagattcatttaaacaaggtgttaaaggccaccaccttaaatttcgaatcattttgtacggtattgactcaaatagaagcttgcatgaattcccgtcctcttagtcccttgtcttcggatccactagaccttttacccctcacacctggacatttcttaattggcagatccttactcgctcttccaatggaggttaaatataacactaatgtccatgccaatctgcttcagatacaattgaccacagcagcattttggaaacgttggtcggcggaatatttacattctttgcagttacgacacaaatggaagaaggactcgagcaacaatctgagtgtgggtcaaatggtcctgttaaaggaggaacacatgctgccaacccgatgggtcttgggtcgagtcactaaattgtatcccggaccagatggcagagttcgagtcgtcgacgtctttactgccagcggagagtttcgtcggtccagtcatctagtggcgccattgccgattctaccacaaggaccacttgacaggaaggaagatcagcaagagggaggagaaacagcagcttcaattccgtcaacttcggtagcttag